The sequence below is a genomic window from Candidatus Kapaibacterium sp..
AATAAGTCCCTGAAGCAAGGTCACCAACATACAAACTATCTATATAAATAATGTCTTCTTTTATAAGTAAACCATTTAAATCATAAATCTCAATCTTCTGGGGTACATTTAATTCTAAATTGAGATTAATTATATCATTAGCAGGTTGTGGATATATTACTATTCTCGGATATTTTTTAAATGGTTCTTCTAAATTAGTTAAATCCAATTTAAACCTAGCGATATATGGTAAACCTGCTTGTGCATCGGTTCCGTATATCAGATATTCATTATTACCTAAATATGCTAAATATTGAGTATAAGGATACTCAAATGTTGTTGGATTATCTTCTACATACTCGTAAACAATATTAAAATCTTCATCCAAGAAAATCAGTACTCTATTGTAAGTCCGTGGTAAAGCTATCGATGCTTGTCCTCCTGCTAATACGAACATGTTTAGCTCTTCAATATAGTTCATTGCAAACATACTAAAAAATCTGTAGTAAACAGAATTCGGAACATTGTCTTTGAATATGGTCCAGTTTAGTATC
It includes:
- a CDS encoding T9SS type A sorting domain-containing protein — its product is IATKDGNYFAYINSFNHTNGKFLRPIPVKIDKNGKIIWSLYDEVLNINTQYFGVMNAIELENGDIISKFVASDEHNMEGLIRISPDGKILNWTIFKDNVPNSVYYRFFSMFAMNYIEELNMFVLAGGQASIALPRTYNRVLIFLDEDFNIVYEYVEDNPTTFEYPYTQYLAYLGNNEYLIYGTDAQAGLPYIARFKLDLTNLEEPFKKYPRIVIYPQPANDIINLNLELNVPQKIEIYDLNGLLIKEDIIYIDSLYVGDLASGTYLIVLGNIKLKFLKI